From the genome of Perca fluviatilis chromosome 1, GENO_Pfluv_1.0, whole genome shotgun sequence, one region includes:
- the LOC120567388 gene encoding nucleoredoxin-like protein 1, translated as MVDLFLDRVLVENNWDQDELNTEREIIGIIENRVLMLFFASAECVKCQEFLPVLNDFFKKLKDPAYIEYPKLLALIYISLDQSEAQQERVLKELHKKVLFLAFEDPYRTELQAKFKVKDVPTVVVIRPDGSILSPNAVQDICRFGCDCFRNWQESAELIERSFMLNEEFENLNMRSATDPVRRLKYKTEDDKRKKRWWNLLGKGKDESQEEEEKDGTRNGKRKEGDKVTGRRR; from the exons ATGGTGGACCTGTTCCTAGACCGAGTTCTGGTGGAGAACAACTGGGACCAGGATGAACTCAACACGGAGAGAGAGATCATTGGGATTATCGAAAACCGCGTCCTGATGCTGTTCTTTGCATCGGCAGAGTGCGTCAAGTGCCAGGAGTTCCTGCCTGTTCTGAATGACTTTTTTAAGAAACTGAAAGATCCAGCATACATTGAATACCCCAAACTGCTCGCACTCATCTATATCAG CTTGGACCAATCGGAGGCACAGCAGGAGAGAGTCCTCAAAGAGCTGCACaaaaaggttttgtttttggcCTTTGAGGATCCATACAGGAC AGAACTGCAGGCCAAGTTTAAGGTGAAGGATGTACCAACAGTTGTGGTCATTCGTCCTGATGGCTCCATCCTCTCTCCAAATGCTGTGCAGGACATCTGTCGTTTCGGTTGTGACTGTTTCCGTAACTGGCAGGAATCAGCAGAGCTCATTGAGAGGAGCTTCATGCTCAATGAGGAGTTTGAAAACCTAAATATGCGTAGTGCCACTGACCCCGTGAGGAGACTCAAGTACAAGACAGAGGACGacaagaggaaaaagagatggTGGAATTTATTGGGAAAGGGCAAAGACGAAAgtcaagaggaggaggagaaagatggAACGCGCaatggaaagagaaaagagggagatAAAGTAACTGGGAGGAgaagatga